The Methanothermobacter sp. CaT2 DNA window CGCGGCTACACCTTGGAAGAACTGCAGGAGATGCCACTTGACGATGTAATCAAGTTGTTCCCATCAAGGCAGAGAAGATCCCTCAAGAGGGGATTCCTACCAAGGCAGAAGAAGGTACTTGAGAAGATAAGGAAGATAAAAAAAGAGGGAAAGACTGAGGGAAGACCACCGGTCATCAGGACACACTGCAGGGACATGGTAGTGCTGCCTGAGATGGTGGGGATGACCTTTGGCATCCACAACGGAAACGAATTTGTGGAGGTCACAATACAGCCAGAAATGATCGGCTGCTACTTCGGTGAATTTGCACCTACAAGGAAGAAGGTTGAGCACGGAGATCCCGGTATGGGAGCTACAAGATCCTCAATGTTCGTGCCTCTTAAATAAGGAGACTGGAAAATGGCTAAGGTTAAATACGCTTATAAAGAGGAAGACAGGTCAAGAACAGCCAGGGCTTCAGCGACTCACCTCAAGATTTCACCAAAGCACGCTGTGGAGATATGCAGGGAGATCCGGGGAATGGAACTCGAGAAAGCCAAAAGATACCTTGAAGAGGTTATCAGGATGGAGAGGCCGGTGGCATTCAGAAGATACAACCGGAAGGTCGGCCACAGGAGGGGCCTCAGCGGATGGGCCAGTGGCCGGTACCCTGTTAAGGCAGCAGGCCAGATACTGAAGGTCCTTGAAAATGCCGAGGCCAATGCCGAGTACAAGGGACTCGACACCGAGAAACTCAGAATAGTCCACATATCCAGCCACCGTGGGCCAGTTATAAGGGGCTGGATTCCAAGGGCCTTTGGAAGGGCTACACCATTCAACACACCAACAACACACGTTCAGATAGTTCTGGGGGAGGCATAGATTTTGATAGAGAAAGATTTTGTCGTTGAAGGGCTCAGAAGGACAAGGATAGATGAATACCTTGAAAAGGAACTTGAAAGGGCAGGCTACGGCGGCATGGACGTTCAGGTCACCCCCATGGGTACAATGGTTGTCGTCTACGCAGAAAGGCCAGGTATGGTAATTGGACGTGGCGGTAAGACAGTCAGGGCCATAACCCAGAAACTCAAAAGCAAGTTCAACCTTGAAAACCCCCAGGTTGAGGTCAAGGAGGTTGATGTGCCTGAACTCAACCCCCGCATAATGGCCCACAAGATAGCTGCCATGCTTCAGAGGGGAATGCACTTCAGAAGGGTTGCATACACCACAATGAGGAGGATCATGGCTGCAGGTGCCCAGGGTGTTGAGGTTACCATCTCAGGTAAGATAAGGGGTGCACGTTCAGCCACAGCCAAATTCACAGATGGGTACATAAAGAAGTGTGGCGAACCATCAACCAAACATGTTAAGGAAGGATTCGCAACAGTACAGCTCAAACCAGGTGTCCTGGGCGTATACGTCCGTATAATGCCTCCTGAGGTTGTACTTCCAGACAAGGTTGAAATAGAGGCTCCTAAAGTAACTGAAACTCCCTCAGAGGAATCTGAAGAACAGGTTGAAGCCGTTGAGGATCTTGAGGATCTTGAGGATCTTGAGGATCTTGAGGATCTTGAGGATCTTGAGGATCTTGAGGATCTCGAGGATCTCGAGGAAGACCTTGAATCAGCGGAAGAGACAGAGAAAGAGGACACAGATGGTGAAGAATCTGAAAAGTAATATATATGGACAGATTCATATCAGTGAATAATAGAAAGGGATTGAAATGGCGATACTTAGGAGCGAAGAGATAAGGGAAATGGATAGGGAGGAACTCCAGAAGAAGCTGGATGAACTCAAGGCAGAATACGCCAGATACATTTCCAAGAGCGCTGCTGCCGGGATCCATGAAAACCCCGGCAAGATGAGGGAAATTCGAAGAACAATAGCCCGTGTTCTCACC harbors:
- the rpsS gene encoding 30S ribosomal protein S19, whose product is MARKEFKYRGYTLEELQEMPLDDVIKLFPSRQRRSLKRGFLPRQKKVLEKIRKIKKEGKTEGRPPVIRTHCRDMVVLPEMVGMTFGIHNGNEFVEVTIQPEMIGCYFGEFAPTRKKVEHGDPGMGATRSSMFVPLK
- the rplV gene encoding 50S ribosomal protein L22; its protein translation is MAKVKYAYKEEDRSRTARASATHLKISPKHAVEICREIRGMELEKAKRYLEEVIRMERPVAFRRYNRKVGHRRGLSGWASGRYPVKAAGQILKVLENAEANAEYKGLDTEKLRIVHISSHRGPVIRGWIPRAFGRATPFNTPTTHVQIVLGEA
- a CDS encoding 30S ribosomal protein S3, which codes for MIEKDFVVEGLRRTRIDEYLEKELERAGYGGMDVQVTPMGTMVVVYAERPGMVIGRGGKTVRAITQKLKSKFNLENPQVEVKEVDVPELNPRIMAHKIAAMLQRGMHFRRVAYTTMRRIMAAGAQGVEVTISGKIRGARSATAKFTDGYIKKCGEPSTKHVKEGFATVQLKPGVLGVYVRIMPPEVVLPDKVEIEAPKVTETPSEESEEQVEAVEDLEDLEDLEDLEDLEDLEDLEDLEDLEEDLESAEETEKEDTDGEESEK
- the rpmC gene encoding 50S ribosomal protein L29, with translation MAILRSEEIREMDREELQKKLDELKAEYARYISKSAAAGIHENPGKMREIRRTIARVLTIMNEK